The following are encoded in a window of Echeneis naucrates chromosome 19, fEcheNa1.1, whole genome shotgun sequence genomic DNA:
- the mettl9 gene encoding protein-L-histidine N-pros-methyltransferase isoform X1 — MCHLQLRTVVFVAWLVGYVAFLLSIRRMWTGKYVRSPLVRSLFVNMVSESEATTTETQEWYRCCPDLLGESVRPLFMQSHLDSDTKAFLKRSVEKSGWRFTQLYHSFVSTVLSPMVSRTSINGFLGRGSMFVFSAEQFQRLLQIGPEWRAERLLDLGAGDGGITEVMEAHFREVYATEVSLPMKWHLQRRNYKILGIDEWQQTDFQYDVISCLNLLDRCDDPLHLLQDIKRSLVPGTGRLILAAVLPFEPYVEVGGQWQHPKEHLIVKGTTWEEQVTNLSNEVFKRMGFELEAVTRLPYLCEGDMFHDYYVLDDAVFVLKASNNSEESALLF; from the exons ATGTGTCACCTACAGCTGAGGACAGTGGTTTTTGTAGCCTGGTTGGTGGGCTACGTCGCCTTCCTGCTGTCCATCAGGAGGATGTGGACGGGGAAGTACGTCCGCAGTCCGCTGGTCCGCTCTCTGTTTGTCAACATGGTGAGCGAGAGTGAGGCGACGACGACGGAGACCCAAGAG tgGTACCGGTGCTGTCCCGACCTGCTTGGAGAGTCAGTACGACCCCTGTTTATGCAGAGCCACTTGGACTCAGACACCAAGGCTTTCCTTAAAAGGAGTGTGGAGAAGTCTGGCTGGCGGTTCACCCAGCTCTACCATTCCTTTGTATCAACCGTCCTCAGCCCGATGGTCTCACGCACCTCCATCAATGG gTTTCTGGGACGTGggtccatgtttgtgttttctgcgGAGCAGTTCCAGCGACTGCTCCAGATTGGCCCAGAGTGGAGGGCCGAGAGACTCCTGGACCTTGGAGCCGGGGATGGAGGCATCACAGAGGTGATGGAAGCCCATTTCAGAGAAGTCTATGCAACTGAGGTGTCATTACCCATGAAATGGCATCTTCAGAGGAGGAATTACAA AATTCTGGGTATAGATGAGTGGCAACAAACGGACTTCCAGTATGATGTGATCAGCTGTCTGAACCTGTTGGATCGCTGTGATGATCCTCTACATCTCCTGCAGGACATCAAGCGATCGCTGGTTCCTGGCACCGGGAGACTCATCCTGGCAGCTGTGCTTCCCTTCGAGCCATACGTGGAAGTTG gtGGACAATGGCAGCATCCCAAAGAGCATCTAATCGTGAAAGGAACAACATGGGAAGAGCAAGTAACCAACCTGTCCAATGAGGTTTTTAAAAGGATGGGCTTTGAGTTAGAGGCTGTTACCCGCTTGCCATACCTCTGTGAGGGGGACATGTTTCATGACTATTACGTTCTTGATGATGCAGTTTTTGTTCTTAAAGCCTCAAATAATAGTGAGGagtctgctctgcttttttag
- the mettl9 gene encoding protein-L-histidine N-pros-methyltransferase isoform X2, which yields MWTGKYVRSPLVRSLFVNMVSESEATTTETQEWYRCCPDLLGESVRPLFMQSHLDSDTKAFLKRSVEKSGWRFTQLYHSFVSTVLSPMVSRTSINGFLGRGSMFVFSAEQFQRLLQIGPEWRAERLLDLGAGDGGITEVMEAHFREVYATEVSLPMKWHLQRRNYKILGIDEWQQTDFQYDVISCLNLLDRCDDPLHLLQDIKRSLVPGTGRLILAAVLPFEPYVEVGGQWQHPKEHLIVKGTTWEEQVTNLSNEVFKRMGFELEAVTRLPYLCEGDMFHDYYVLDDAVFVLKASNNSEESALLF from the exons ATGTGGACGGGGAAGTACGTCCGCAGTCCGCTGGTCCGCTCTCTGTTTGTCAACATGGTGAGCGAGAGTGAGGCGACGACGACGGAGACCCAAGAG tgGTACCGGTGCTGTCCCGACCTGCTTGGAGAGTCAGTACGACCCCTGTTTATGCAGAGCCACTTGGACTCAGACACCAAGGCTTTCCTTAAAAGGAGTGTGGAGAAGTCTGGCTGGCGGTTCACCCAGCTCTACCATTCCTTTGTATCAACCGTCCTCAGCCCGATGGTCTCACGCACCTCCATCAATGG gTTTCTGGGACGTGggtccatgtttgtgttttctgcgGAGCAGTTCCAGCGACTGCTCCAGATTGGCCCAGAGTGGAGGGCCGAGAGACTCCTGGACCTTGGAGCCGGGGATGGAGGCATCACAGAGGTGATGGAAGCCCATTTCAGAGAAGTCTATGCAACTGAGGTGTCATTACCCATGAAATGGCATCTTCAGAGGAGGAATTACAA AATTCTGGGTATAGATGAGTGGCAACAAACGGACTTCCAGTATGATGTGATCAGCTGTCTGAACCTGTTGGATCGCTGTGATGATCCTCTACATCTCCTGCAGGACATCAAGCGATCGCTGGTTCCTGGCACCGGGAGACTCATCCTGGCAGCTGTGCTTCCCTTCGAGCCATACGTGGAAGTTG gtGGACAATGGCAGCATCCCAAAGAGCATCTAATCGTGAAAGGAACAACATGGGAAGAGCAAGTAACCAACCTGTCCAATGAGGTTTTTAAAAGGATGGGCTTTGAGTTAGAGGCTGTTACCCGCTTGCCATACCTCTGTGAGGGGGACATGTTTCATGACTATTACGTTCTTGATGATGCAGTTTTTGTTCTTAAAGCCTCAAATAATAGTGAGGagtctgctctgcttttttag